Proteins from a genomic interval of Sporanaerobacter acetigenes DSM 13106:
- a CDS encoding FecCD family ABC transporter permease, producing the protein MAMLKINERKNTTAWKVFILIIFGVLLVISFFVSNSFGTMKLTNKDIIKAIFVDETGAKRQVIWNIRLPRTIVACLVGMNLALSGTILQGVMGNPLADPQIIGISSGAGLAGILILVVFPEAIHLMAPAAFLGAIGASALIYALAWKNGIKPTRIILAGVAVSALLGAGITTLMVFYSDRVHGAIMFMAGGLSARSWPHVKIILPYTIVGMTAAFVMADKLDILLLGDDVARGLGLNVERTRLILTAIAALLAASAVCVAGLLGFVGLIIPHISRIIIGTNHKYLFPASALLGGGVLMLCDTFARTIFSPVEIPVGVVMAALGAPFFLYLLRKVD; encoded by the coding sequence ATGGCGATGTTGAAGATTAATGAAAGAAAAAATACTACAGCATGGAAAGTATTTATTCTCATTATATTTGGAGTTTTACTTGTGATAAGTTTTTTTGTAAGCAATTCGTTTGGAACTATGAAATTGACTAATAAAGATATAATCAAAGCTATTTTTGTAGATGAAACTGGGGCTAAAAGGCAAGTTATTTGGAATATTAGATTACCTAGAACTATAGTGGCTTGCTTGGTGGGTATGAATCTTGCCCTTTCTGGGACAATACTGCAAGGGGTTATGGGAAATCCCCTTGCAGATCCACAAATAATCGGCATTTCATCAGGGGCAGGTTTGGCAGGAATTTTAATACTTGTAGTGTTCCCTGAGGCCATTCACCTCATGGCTCCAGCTGCTTTTCTTGGTGCAATAGGTGCTAGTGCTTTGATATATGCTTTGGCATGGAAAAACGGTATAAAACCTACGAGAATAATTTTAGCCGGAGTTGCAGTATCAGCATTATTGGGAGCAGGAATAACAACTCTCATGGTTTTTTATAGTGATAGAGTTCATGGAGCTATTATGTTTATGGCAGGAGGACTTTCAGCTAGGAGTTGGCCTCATGTAAAGATAATATTACCTTATACAATTGTTGGGATGACTGCTGCTTTCGTTATGGCTGATAAACTTGATATTCTCCTTTTAGGAGATGATGTAGCAAGAGGTCTTGGACTAAATGTAGAGAGGACAAGGCTTATTTTAACAGCTATAGCGGCATTACTTGCTGCTAGTGCAGTGTGTGTGGCAGGATTGCTTGGATTTGTTGGACTTATAATACCTCATATTTCAAGGATTATTATAGGGACTAATCATAAATATCTTTTCCCAGCATCTGCCCTTTTAGGTGGAGGAGTGTTGATGCTTTGTGATACCTTTGCAAGAACAATATTTAGCCCTGTAGAAATACCAGTAGGAGTAGTCATGGCAGCTTTAGGAGCTCCATTTTTCTTGTATTTATTGAGGAAAGTAGATTAA